gtcgtgtttatatcccttaacggcttcacctaataaattagttatttcataagtgatcagctcagagaaaaggaccataggcacgtcgatgaaaagcccatttcatttaattgaaacagggtcgaaaatcaagatgtcacacccAGTTATGCCGAATGACCGCCGACTAATGagttggccatggccaatgGGTCGTAAATAACTGGGACACAGCTGAGTGATTGAGATAGCTGCGCctgattatggaacaaaattgtgtggcacggaatatGACGTGTtataacggtttggccttataatcgggacccatgtgattgtttgaaagATGAATTGATATTTTCCAATTATGAAATACGTTTGTTGTATGCATATGATATATGTGATGAGCTACTGTGCAGGAAGGTGTTGAGGCGAGATAAGTTTGTGCGTGACGCctgtttaggctgcctctaaGTGAATTTTCAtcttaatcggggtttagggtattgactcgctgagatttatctcaTCCCGTCGTGGTTAATCCTATTTCAGGTCCTTGGTATGGAGAGGCGACTAGTTCGTTCTAGGATCCCAAAGGAAATAGATTGTGAGTCTACTTTATTCCCCATTCCCGAGACCACCCAAACCCGTGAGTTGGTTGTGACCACtgtttgggtcgatgagggtctCCGTCACTGGGTAACCCATTGCTTCAAAGTGTGGTTCATTAACTATCCTAATGGGGCTCGGAATAGTCCTTTGCAAGGTTTTGATGGGCCTCCCGTCAGGACCGGGGAGTGGGAAATAGGGCACCCCATGGACATCGACATCTTCGATGGTGTCATGGAAGACCCGGAACCCGTGGTTGAAGGATCCAAAGCATAGGTGGCTCAGTAGTTCTTTTTTAACCGGACTTATGTGCATAGACTTGTAGGGCTAACCTGATATGTatataaagtgtgttttgtgaaaaGGTGTtgacatgtcttttttttttatccctatATTTGTTGGTTGTCAgggtttttatttaattcacttTCGCATatgtttaattgaaagataaaaagaaagggtcaaCGACGCGTCCTAGGAATGTCACAttttaatcgaccaccgaggggTGCACTTGCCTGGTGTGTCATCTACAAATTTTCCTCTAAACCATGATATGTCTAAATTTGTTAGATACAATAGCCATAAAGTCAAATTATTCCAAGCTAATGTTGAGACGCAACTTAGCTTTCTAGTTCTTTTTGGAAATTGTCAAAATAAGAGCGTAGCAAATAACGCATTCGTGTCTCTGCATTTACCAACTATATGCATTCATGGTATATAATATTGATTGCTTCTAGAAATAGATCTATGACATACGTATCTTATTCGAGGTTTTGACTTTGTCCTACAGACACGCATATACACTTATATGTATGGTGTGGGATGACattcttggaaaataatttccagctGAATTACAAGGTTTCCAATCGATTTTTTGACTTTAGATGGAAAAAGATTGcagaaaagatttttctttcgGCTATACTAATGGAAAAGATAAGTTATCTGCAGAATTTAGTACGCCGGAGATAAAATCAGAAATGTCATCCGCtgtaatttatcaaaaacttgaACTCATGAAATGTTGTACGGTAACTTCCTCTTCCAGGATAATGATGTAAATTAAagctgtttctttttcttttcttttctttttttctctttggcctcCAGAGGGCGGTGTCTGTAAATGATTATACTAATGTTTTCTTCAAGCACTCTCTTAACCCAATCAGACTATTTATTAGGGTAGTACATTCTTATGATGGTAGCCTTTTCAGAGTACACGTTTCCTTGATCTGATAAGCATTATTTAAACTTAGATAACATCCTTCCGACCTCCGAGTTTATCATAGTTTAATATTATTCTCCACTTCTGGATAGGGTGTGCTTTTCGTTTCACATTTGTAGCCCTTTGGTTGAGGCACGAATCCGGTCATTGTCATTAtgcatgaagagagagagagagagagagagaggtaacaATGTTTTATTTGAATCAATCATACATGAGATACGTAGATTAATTGTGTGTGTATAGCAACCACCTATGGTAACAAGGTAAATTTTGTAATTCAATTATTCCAGGAAATTATGTTGGTCATAGATTCTTTTAATTGTTGTCATACCAAAACTGCGCCTGCAGATAGTCAACAACCTTCTTGTCCACTTGGAAGGCCTTGGTGAGAACATCAGCAGAAATGGGTGGCTTTGCTCCAAAGACGGCATTAGCAATGGTAATGAGTCCGGGGTTCTGGCTGCTAAGACCGGCAAAGGCCAACGCGTACGTGTTTCCGATATTCAACTGGAAGTGAATGAGACCGATAGGGAACACAAACACGTCCCCCTTGTACAGGACTTTGGTGAAGAGAGTGTTGTTTAATTGGTCGGATGTGACGAAGCCAACAAGTAGCGTACCCTCCACCACAACTAGAACCTCGGTGCCACGAGGGTGAGTGTGGGGAGGATTTAGGCCGCCGGGAGCAAAGTCGAGGCGAGCCATGGATATTCCCAGAGTGTTGAGCCCTGGAAATTGGTCAACAAAAGCTGTTGTGACTTTTGATCCGAGCGGGTTCGAAGTGTTTCCAGGATTCCTGAACCCCGTGAAGAGGAAATCATCAGCCGAGGCTTGGTTCGGGTCCTTGCAGAACTTTCCATTCACGAATACTgcataagaaaaagaattcacGTTAAAGTTTGGACATCATAAGGCAGAAGCCAAAGACACGGATGATGGAAGAATGGGGGACCAACCTCCAGAGTTCAGATCATTAGTGGCCACGCATATGTCCTGAAGAGGACTCGGGTCATAAGCAAAAGCAGTGGCAGTCGCCAAAGCCAAGACGAGAAAGCTGATAGGAAGAAACTTCATTGTGGTTGTGGACGGTTAGGGCCTTGATCTCCTCAAGTTCTAATCCTTGCACAGGCTAGTATTGCTTGAGGGAGGAGTGAGGAGTTGCATGGCAACACGATCTCTCTTTATAGATGGAAATATTTGACCCAGTCTATAGTTTATTCAGCAAGTTTCCCTGCAGATGATCGAGTCTTCAGAGGTGTTATCTGTTTTCCCCTTCACAAGTCCGAGGATGAATTACTCTATAACAACTACGACGACTCGGtgatctgtttgactttgtctcCTCCTGCTTAAAGAATTGACATCACCTGATATGGAAATGGTTTTTGATGAAGTTTCCATCCCTGTACttgttcttcatttcttttacaACTCTTTAGCATATCTCAAAGAAGGCTACCTAGTAAAGAGCATTTCCTGTGCGAGGCCTAATATCTGAAAAAGATTGATTGGTCTAGATTGCAAAAGAACACTTTCCATAGGCATCTTCATCTGCACCGACCACGGAGGGCAGTTGCGCGAGGGACTTCTAAATATGCTTGCTCGGCGATTTGGTCCAGGGGGAAATCCAAAAAGGGCCAAAGAAGGtaggaaatcattttaaacCAAGAACAATGGATAGTTTCGATTGTGTTCAGCTTTGGGTCCAGTTTCAATTGTGTCCCAAACTTATTCttatctttaaaataaaaaaaaaaaaaaaaaaaaaaaaaaaccaacattAGGTTTAGTctcaattttcctttgatttttttgtctaaaaaaatctccaattttAGGTCTAATCCCAGTTTTTCCTTGAACTTTCTCTTATCTAAAAAGAATCACCAAATTTAACTCCAGTCCTAAATCTAgcttgaacctttttttttttttgtctaacaAAATACAAACTTTCAGTCAAGCCTTAAATCTGCCCTTGTTAACCCCTCGtccaaaaatcatcattagTTGCTTGAAGTGATATTTCCATGTCGATAACAAATCCATATCAGCAAGGTGATTATCTCCAAAACGAAACTATTATTTGATAAGAAAGTTAGGAAAattagggaaatttttttgtttaaaaaaatcaccaactttcaaTCTAATCTCAAATCACCATTAGTTTTTTTGACATAGTATTTTGACATTGGTAACAAATCCATTTCAGCAAGGTGATGTGGAAATTATTCCAAAATGAAACTGCTCTTTGATGGGAAGATTCGCGAAATTAGGGACAACTAAAGATGATCTTTGGACTAAGGACTAATGGGGATAATTTTGGGACAATAGTTGAAGTTGGTAATATTTTTTAGACAATAGTTAAAGTTTGGGGTAGATTTAAGACTGTACTTAAATTGGAGattcttttagacaaaaaaaaagtttgagacaAAATTGGAACTGAATCTAAATTAGctatttttcaaagaattaGGCCACCATAGAAGTGGCTACGGTAATGCCCCCAGACAAATGTTCGGAGAGCTCACTCTGGTAGTTCGGAACAGCCATCGTCCGCCCTACGCAGTGGAATCTGATTTGTATGGGAATAGGCAGGGAGACAACTCGTGGCTTTGGCTGATGCGAAGAGGATGACCGCGATGACGCCCTCAGCCAGAATCGTGATGAGCTCAGCGTTATGACCACACTGATGAACTGTGGGATTGAAGTTACGATTCGGATGCTATTAAATGGGATCGTGATGGTGATGAACCGCAGCCATTGGCGGCAGGGGAAGTTCTCTACACCACATCAATTCTCCGTCGTAGAAtttctctaacacaactcattTACACATACATCCTAACACATGGTTCAGAGGAAAATTTGTAGATGACATACCAAGAAGATCCGGCAGATAAAACAGAATATGTCCATGCAATCAACTTATGTGAGTTCAACAAAAATAATCCTCACCCTGAGCTAGGACCCAGAGGAGTACTCAAGAATTGACAGAGTGAAAATGAATGTCTCGTTACAGTGACTTTATTATTTGCGTTTGGTGCGGGGAATTTAGTTCGGTTCTCATAATAACTCGATGTCATAAGTCTCAACTATGCCCTCCATCGGTGCTATTTTTCCTGGCTTCAGTCGCATGGAAGCTCAGAGAAGGGAAATTGACAGGTTACATCAAATTACACCTCAAGAACCTTAATTTAGATGGTTGGTTAAACAAGGAAAAACGATGAACAATGACAAACCTGACTGTGGGTGTCTGCATTAAAACTTTTATCGGTCCAGGTGGAGAATCGAGAGCGGGAATCGTTTGAAAAATGCAGTACATACACTAGttactaggggtgagcgtggttccgggtagaaccgaaccggaaccgaaccggaggaggttccggttcggttcccggttctgaAGTgacggttccggttcccggttcctttttcccgggaaccggcggttcttggttccggttccggttcctgaAACAAGAACCGgaacggaaccgaaccggtcaaattcaaaaaaaaaaaaccctaaatctccccTTCTCCCCTTCCCTGCCCTCACGTGATTTCCCCCTCGATTTTCCctccttcccctttctttttctctctctttcttttctcttctttttccttctcacacgtcacttcctgccccctacccctactttttttcttttcttctctctcctctttccccctctcttgGCCGAAAcccccattcttcttcttcttcttcctctcgttGGCTGCTGCTTCACCCACGAGTCTGTTCTCTTTTGCCCTCTTCTCGACGCCACCAAATAGCATCCCCACCGCGCCTCGCCTGCAGCCCACACCGACGTCACTCCTGCTCCGCCCGTTGCTGCCTTCGCGCGCCTCCCCTGCAGCCCGCGATGCCGCTGCTCTGCCGTGCCTTCGCCGTGCCCGACGTCGCTCTGCTCGGCCCGCTGCTGCCTTCGTCGCACGTCGCCTGCAGCTCGCGACGCCGCTGCTCTGTCTTCGCCGTGACTTGAAATCGCGCCCGAAGCCGTGCCCCAAATCCCGCGATGCCGCAGCTCTGccttgtcttttcttttaatcttcaAAATAGAAACATTGCTTAGAGTCTTATGTTTT
This region of Eucalyptus grandis isolate ANBG69807.140 chromosome 8, ASM1654582v1, whole genome shotgun sequence genomic DNA includes:
- the LOC104415347 gene encoding germin-like protein subfamily 1 member 7, giving the protein MKFLPISFLVLALATATAFAYDPSPLQDICVATNDLNSGVFVNGKFCKDPNQASADDFLFTGFRNPGNTSNPLGSKVTTAFVDQFPGLNTLGISMARLDFAPGGLNPPHTHPRGTEVLVVVEGTLLVGFVTSDQLNNTLFTKVLYKGDVFVFPIGLIHFQLNIGNTYALAFAGLSSQNPGLITIANAVFGAKPPISADVLTKAFQVDKKVVDYLQAQFWYDNN